One segment of Bacteroides caecimuris DNA contains the following:
- a CDS encoding mechanosensitive ion channel family protein produces MKEVKEVVDTVSVALANGQPEEVGNVVMQEVNHALLSMGVDEAMADKIDNIIILLFIIGIALLANLICRKIILRTVAKLVKQTKATWDDIVFNDKVMVNISRMVAPVLIYISIPIAFPEHADSALLDFLRRLCMVYILAVFLRFVSALFTAVYLVYSAREQYKDKPLKGLLQTAQVILFFIGAIVIISILIKQSPVVLLTGLGASAAVLMLVFKDSIMGFVSGIQLSANNMLKVGDWITMPKYGADGTVIEVTLNTVKVRNFDNTITTIPPYLLISDSFQNWQGMQESGGRRVKRSINIDMTSVQFCTPEMLAKYRKIQLLKDYVDETEKVVEEYNKKHHIDNSVLVNGRRQTNLGVFRAYLTNYLKNLPTVNQDLTCMVRQLQPTETGIPLELYFFSANKVWVAYEGIQADVFDHVLAIIPEFDLRVFQNPSGSDLRRIGVKIEN; encoded by the coding sequence ATGAAAGAAGTGAAGGAAGTGGTTGATACAGTGAGTGTAGCATTGGCAAACGGGCAACCTGAAGAGGTCGGTAATGTAGTGATGCAAGAAGTGAATCATGCTTTGCTCTCGATGGGAGTGGATGAAGCTATGGCTGATAAGATTGATAATATTATCATCTTATTGTTTATTATTGGGATAGCACTACTTGCCAATCTGATTTGTCGCAAGATTATTCTGCGCACTGTGGCTAAATTGGTGAAACAGACGAAAGCAACTTGGGATGATATTGTATTTAATGATAAAGTAATGGTGAACATCAGTAGGATGGTGGCGCCTGTATTGATTTATATATCTATTCCTATTGCCTTTCCCGAACATGCAGACTCTGCTTTGCTTGATTTTCTTCGAAGACTTTGCATGGTTTATATCCTTGCTGTCTTTCTTCGCTTCGTTAGTGCTTTGTTTACGGCTGTGTATCTGGTATATAGCGCGCGTGAACAATATAAAGACAAACCTTTGAAGGGACTTTTGCAGACAGCACAAGTCATTCTTTTCTTTATAGGAGCTATTGTCATTATCAGTATTCTGATAAAGCAGAGTCCGGTGGTATTGCTGACCGGATTGGGAGCTTCTGCTGCCGTTCTGATGTTGGTTTTCAAAGATAGTATTATGGGATTTGTCTCCGGTATCCAGCTTTCTGCCAATAATATGCTGAAGGTAGGCGATTGGATCACGATGCCGAAATACGGTGCGGACGGTACAGTGATAGAAGTAACATTGAATACCGTAAAAGTACGTAACTTCGACAATACCATCACCACTATTCCTCCTTACCTGTTGATTAGTGATTCTTTCCAAAACTGGCAGGGAATGCAGGAATCCGGCGGACGTCGTGTGAAACGTTCCATCAATATAGATATGACTAGTGTTCAATTCTGTACGCCGGAAATGTTGGCAAAATACCGGAAGATACAACTGTTGAAAGACTATGTGGATGAAACGGAAAAGGTAGTGGAAGAATATAATAAGAAACATCATATCGACAACTCTGTGTTAGTGAATGGACGTCGGCAAACAAACCTGGGAGTTTTCCGCGCCTATCTGACCAACTATTTGAAAAATCTCCCTACCGTCAATCAAGACCTGACCTGTATGGTACGTCAGCTTCAGCCTACCGAAACCGGTATCCCACTGGAACTTTATTTCTTTTCTGCCAATAAAGTGTGGGTTGCCTACGAAGGTATACAGGCAGATGTTTTCGATCATGTGCTTGCCATTATTCCTGAATTCGATTTGCGTGTCTTCCAGAATCCGTCCGGGTCGGATCTCCGGCGGATAGGAGTAAAGATAGAAAACTAA
- a CDS encoding NADH-quinone oxidoreductase subunit N — MDYSQFLYMREELSLIAVLLLLFLADLFMSPDAHKNSGNARLNTMLPVILMAIHTAINLIPETAADAFGGMYHYVPMHTIVKSILNVGTLIVFLMAHEWMKREDTSFKQGEFYVLTLSTLFGMYLMISAGHFLMFFIGLETASIPMAALIAFDKYRHNSAEAGAKYILTALFSSALLLFGLSMIYGSAGTLYFDDLPAHIDGNPLQIMAFVFFFTGMAFKLSLVPFHLWTADVYEGAPSTVTAYLSVISKGSAAFVLLVVLIKVFAPMINDWQEVLYWVIIASITIANIFAVRQQNLKRLMAFSSISQAGYIMLGVIGGTAQGMTALIYYVLVYAVANLGVFAVITIVALRSQKFTLEDYAGLYKTNPKIALLMTLSLFSLAGIPPFAGFFSKFFIFMATFDAGFHLLVFIALANTVISLYYYLLIVKAMYITPSDNPIPTFRSDRCTKWGLALCTLGIIGLGIASIVYQSIDKLSFGI; from the coding sequence ATGGATTATTCACAATTTCTATATATGCGAGAAGAGCTGTCGCTCATAGCTGTCTTACTGCTGCTATTTCTAGCTGACCTCTTCATGAGTCCGGATGCACACAAAAATAGTGGGAATGCACGCCTGAACACCATGCTGCCCGTTATTCTGATGGCTATCCATACAGCTATCAACTTGATTCCAGAAACTGCTGCCGATGCCTTTGGTGGCATGTATCACTATGTACCGATGCACACAATTGTTAAATCGATCCTGAACGTCGGTACACTGATTGTTTTCCTAATGGCGCACGAATGGATGAAAAGAGAAGATACTTCATTCAAACAAGGAGAATTCTATGTGCTTACACTCTCTACCTTGTTTGGTATGTATCTCATGATTTCCGCCGGACATTTCCTGATGTTCTTCATCGGGCTCGAAACAGCTTCTATTCCGATGGCAGCATTGATTGCCTTCGATAAATACCGTCACAACTCTGCCGAAGCAGGTGCCAAATACATTCTGACAGCTCTTTTCTCCAGTGCATTGCTGTTATTCGGTCTGTCAATGATTTATGGTTCTGCCGGAACTCTTTATTTCGATGACCTCCCTGCCCATATCGACGGAAATCCGTTACAAATCATGGCATTTGTATTCTTCTTCACAGGAATGGCATTCAAGTTATCACTGGTTCCGTTCCACTTATGGACAGCAGACGTTTACGAAGGCGCTCCGAGTACAGTTACCGCTTATTTGAGTGTTATATCAAAAGGATCGGCAGCATTTGTATTATTGGTCGTCCTTATCAAAGTATTCGCCCCAATGATCAATGACTGGCAGGAAGTACTTTATTGGGTAATCATCGCTTCTATCACTATTGCCAATATATTTGCTGTCCGTCAGCAAAACCTGAAACGTTTGATGGCGTTCTCCAGTATTTCGCAAGCGGGATATATTATGTTAGGCGTTATCGGTGGTACGGCACAAGGCATGACAGCTTTGATATATTACGTATTAGTCTACGCTGTCGCCAACCTCGGAGTATTTGCCGTAATTACTATTGTGGCACTACGCAGTCAGAAATTCACGCTCGAAGATTACGCAGGACTTTATAAAACGAACCCCAAAATCGCTCTCTTGATGACTCTGTCTCTGTTCTCATTGGCAGGCATCCCTCCGTTTGCCGGATTCTTCTCTAAATTCTTTATCTTCATGGCTACTTTCGATGCAGGTTTCCACTTGTTGGTATTCATTGCATTGGCAAATACTGTGATTTCTTTGTATTACTATCTATTGATTGTAAAAGCAATGTACATCACCCCTTCCGACAACCCGATTCCTACTTTCCGCAGCGACCGTTGCACGAAATGGGGACTAGCACTCTGCACACTGGGTATCATCGGACTGGGTATTGCAAGTATCGTATATCAATCCATCGATAAACTGTCGTTCGGAATTTAA
- a CDS encoding AAA family ATPase: MEQQANYIRRIEIHGLWERFNIGWDLRPDVNILSGINGVGKTTILNRSVGYLEELSGEMKSDEKNGVRLFFDNPQATYIPYDVIRSYDRPLIMGDFTARMADKNVKSELDWQLYLLQRRYLDYQVNIGNKMIEMLSSIDEEERRKAATLSVAKRRFQDMIDELFSYTRKKIDRKRNDIAFYQDGELLFPYKLSSGEKQMLVILLTVLVQDNSHCVLFMDEPEASLHIEWQQKLIAMIRELNPNVQIILTTHSPAVIMEGWLDAVTEVSDISTTVGYKLDKDSPNCNL, from the coding sequence ATGGAACAACAAGCTAATTATATCCGTCGTATCGAGATACACGGACTATGGGAACGCTTTAATATAGGATGGGATTTGCGTCCCGATGTGAACATTCTCTCCGGCATCAATGGAGTGGGGAAGACTACCATTTTGAACCGTTCGGTGGGATACCTCGAAGAACTTTCCGGTGAAATGAAAAGTGACGAGAAGAACGGAGTACGTCTCTTTTTCGACAATCCCCAGGCAACCTATATTCCTTATGACGTCATCCGGAGCTACGACCGTCCCCTGATTATGGGTGACTTCACAGCCCGCATGGCAGACAAGAATGTAAAGTCCGAACTGGACTGGCAACTTTACCTGTTGCAACGCCGTTACCTCGATTATCAGGTCAACATTGGTAATAAGATGATTGAAATGCTTTCCAGCATTGATGAAGAAGAACGTCGTAAGGCAGCTACATTATCTGTAGCCAAGCGTCGTTTTCAGGATATGATTGACGAACTGTTCAGCTATACACGCAAAAAGATAGACAGGAAACGGAACGATATCGCTTTCTATCAGGATGGCGAACTATTATTTCCTTATAAACTGTCGTCCGGTGAAAAGCAAATGCTGGTTATCCTGCTGACCGTACTTGTGCAGGACAACAGCCATTGTGTATTGTTTATGGATGAGCCGGAAGCCTCCCTTCATATCGAATGGCAGCAGAAACTGATTGCCATGATACGTGAACTGAATCCGAATGTGCAGATTATCCTGACTACCCATTCGCCTGCCGTCATTATGGAAGGCTGGCTGGATGCCGTGACAGAAGTAAGCGATATATCTACCACTGTAGGGTACAAGCTTGACAAGGATTCTCCCAACTGTAATTTGTAA
- a CDS encoding DUF4435 domain-containing protein produces MATSLRDNLTSSYFNAAHKLYPKKARRRIIAYVESYDDIAFWRTLLEEFEDDEHYFQVMLPSATSLAKGKKMVLMNTLNTAELGRSLIACVDSDYDFLLQGATNTSRKINRNRYIFQTYTYAIENYHCFAESLHEVCVQATLNDHSILDFNFYLKKYSEIVYPLFLWNVWFYRQRDTYTFPMYDFHTYTSLREINLRHPEKSLESLQQRVNQKLAELKRKFPHNINQVNGLRTEFKELGLVPETTYLYMQGHHVMDNVVMKLLIPVCTVLRREREQEIKRLAEHNEQFRNELTCYQNSQVNVEIMLKKNVAYKRLFHYDWLRQDISEYLEEGKNKEEKKQKS; encoded by the coding sequence ATGGCAACTTCACTACGAGATAATCTGACTTCTTCTTATTTCAATGCCGCCCATAAGCTTTATCCGAAGAAAGCCCGCCGACGTATCATCGCTTACGTAGAAAGCTATGACGATATCGCTTTCTGGCGCACATTGCTTGAAGAGTTTGAAGACGACGAACACTATTTCCAAGTGATGCTTCCTTCGGCCACCTCCCTGGCAAAAGGAAAAAAGATGGTGCTCATGAACACGCTGAATACAGCCGAATTGGGGAGAAGTCTGATTGCCTGTGTGGACAGTGACTACGATTTCCTGTTGCAGGGAGCTACCAATACCTCCCGTAAAATCAACCGGAACAGGTATATTTTTCAGACTTATACCTACGCCATTGAAAACTATCATTGTTTTGCCGAAAGCCTTCACGAAGTATGTGTGCAGGCTACGCTGAATGACCATTCCATTTTAGATTTCAACTTCTATCTGAAGAAGTACTCCGAAATTGTATATCCGCTTTTTCTCTGGAATGTATGGTTCTATCGTCAACGGGATACTTACACCTTTCCCATGTACGATTTCCATACCTATACTTCTTTGCGCGAGATTAATCTCCGGCATCCGGAAAAGAGCTTGGAATCTCTTCAACAACGGGTTAATCAGAAGTTGGCAGAGTTGAAAAGGAAATTCCCCCATAACATTAATCAGGTGAATGGATTGCGAACTGAATTTAAGGAACTGGGCTTGGTGCCGGAGACTACTTACTTGTATATGCAAGGACACCATGTGATGGATAATGTGGTAATGAAACTACTGATTCCGGTCTGTACCGTGCTGCGCCGTGAACGGGAACAGGAAATCAAGCGACTCGCCGAACACAATGAGCAATTCAGAAACGAACTGACTTGTTATCAGAACAGCCAGGTGAACGTAGAAATCATGCTCAAGAAGAATGTAGCCTACAAAAGACTCTTTCATTATGATTGGTTACGGCAGGATATCAGTGAATATTTGGAAGAAGGAAAGAATAAAGAAGAAAAGAAGCAGAAATCATAA
- a CDS encoding NuoM family protein: MNFLSIFVLIPLLMLAGLWAARGIKAIRGVMVTGASALLIASVVLTFLYLGERSAGNTAEMLFRADTLWYAPLHISYSVGVDGISVAMLLLSAVIVFTGTFASWRLQPLTKEYFLWFTLLSMGVFGFFISVDLFTMFMFYEIALIPMYLLIGVWGSGRKEYAAMKLTLMLMGGSAFLLIGILGIYFGSGATTMNLLEIAQLHNIPFAQQCIWFPLTFLGFGVLGALFPFHTWSPDGHASAPTAVSMLHAGVLMKLGGYGCFRIAMYLMPEAANELSWIFLILTGISVVYGAFSACVQTDLKYINAYSSVSHCGLVLFAILMLNQTAATGAILQMLSHGLMTALFFALIGMIYGRTHTRDIRELAGLMKIMPFLSVCYVIAGLANLGLPGLSGFIAEMTIFVGSFQNNDLFHRTLTIIACSSIVITAVYILRLVGKILYGTCTNKHHLELTDATWDERVAVICLIVCVAGLGMAPFWVSHMIGESVLPVVSQLIP, encoded by the coding sequence ATGAATTTCTTATCCATATTCGTACTTATCCCCTTATTGATGCTTGCCGGACTCTGGGCAGCACGAGGAATCAAAGCCATCCGGGGGGTTATGGTTACTGGCGCATCGGCACTTCTGATTGCTTCCGTCGTACTTACATTCCTCTATCTGGGAGAACGTAGCGCTGGAAACACGGCAGAAATGCTTTTCCGTGCAGACACGCTTTGGTATGCCCCGCTTCACATATCTTATTCAGTAGGTGTTGACGGAATTTCGGTAGCCATGTTGTTATTGTCTGCTGTCATCGTATTTACCGGTACATTCGCTTCCTGGCGCCTGCAACCGCTGACGAAAGAATATTTCCTCTGGTTCACCCTGTTGTCTATGGGAGTATTCGGATTCTTTATATCCGTCGATTTGTTCACCATGTTCATGTTCTATGAAATTGCGTTGATACCGATGTACCTCCTGATTGGTGTATGGGGATCAGGACGTAAAGAATATGCAGCCATGAAACTGACTCTTATGCTGATGGGCGGTTCCGCTTTCCTATTGATCGGTATTCTCGGAATCTATTTCGGCTCGGGAGCAACCACCATGAACCTTCTCGAAATTGCACAGTTGCACAACATACCTTTTGCACAGCAATGCATCTGGTTCCCGCTGACTTTCCTCGGCTTCGGTGTATTGGGCGCCCTTTTCCCATTCCACACATGGAGTCCTGACGGTCACGCTTCCGCCCCGACTGCCGTATCCATGCTTCATGCCGGAGTATTGATGAAACTGGGAGGTTACGGATGCTTCCGTATCGCCATGTATCTGATGCCGGAAGCAGCCAACGAACTTTCCTGGATATTCCTGATACTGACAGGCATCTCTGTAGTCTACGGAGCCTTCTCCGCTTGTGTACAGACCGACTTGAAATATATCAATGCTTATTCATCCGTATCTCACTGCGGACTGGTTCTTTTCGCCATTCTGATGCTAAATCAGACAGCAGCAACAGGAGCAATCCTTCAAATGCTTTCACACGGATTAATGACAGCCTTGTTCTTTGCTCTGATCGGTATGATATATGGACGTACACATACACGTGACATTCGCGAGCTTGCCGGTCTGATGAAGATTATGCCGTTCCTTAGCGTATGTTATGTAATTGCCGGTCTTGCCAACCTCGGTCTGCCGGGATTAAGCGGTTTCATTGCTGAAATGACTATCTTCGTCGGCTCTTTCCAGAACAACGACTTATTTCACCGCACACTGACCATCATCGCCTGCTCTTCGATTGTGATTACCGCAGTCTATATCCTGCGCCTGGTAGGTAAGATCCTATACGGAACCTGCACCAACAAACATCACCTCGAACTGACCGATGCAACGTGGGACGAACGTGTAGCCGTTATCTGCCTCATCGTTTGTGTTGCCGGACTAGGTATGGCTCCATTCTGGGTTAGCCACATGATTGGTGAAAGCGTATTACCGGTTGTCTCACAACTAATCCCCTAA